The Mangrovimonas cancribranchiae nucleotide sequence GATATTGTTCGTTTAATTAATCAAGTACATAAACTGGTGATGCTTCCAGGGGAAGAAATTATCCATGTGCTGCCGCAAGAATATAAAGTAGATGGGCAAGCCGAGATAAAAGAACCTATCGGGATGTATGGTGGCAGATTAGAAGCTAATTTTCATGTGGTTGTTGGGCAAGTATCGTCTATTAGAAACATTGGGCGATGTGTAAAAAGTTCAGGTTTAAACTTAGAAGGAATCACATTAGAGCCCTTAGCATCGGCTAATGCTGTTTTAAGTCAAGAAGAAAAAGAGGCAGGTGTCGCTTTAATAGATATAGGAGGCGGAACTACCGATTTGGCAGTCTTTAAAGATGGTATTATACGTCATACCGCAGTAATTCCTTTTGGAGGTAACGTGATTACCGAAGATATTAAAGAAGGCTGTTCTATCATAGAAAAACAAGCCGAACTCTTAAAAATAAAATTTGGGTCTGCTTGGCCAGGAGAAAATAAAGACAACGAAATTGTATCTATACCTGGATTAAGAGGTCGAGAACCTAAAGAAATCACCTTAAAAAACCTGTCAAAAATTATTCATGCGCGCGTAGTTGAGATTATAGAGCAAGTATATGTGGAAATTAAAAACTACGGTCATGAAGAGCAAAAGAAAAAGCTTATTGCGGGGATTGTGTTAACGGGAGGCGGAAGCCAATTAAAGCATTTAAAACAATTGGTGGAATACATCACAGGAATGGATACCAGAGTTGGCTTTCCTAACGAACATTTAGCAGGTAATAGCGACGACGAAGTGACGAGCCCGCTTTATGCCACTGCAGTAGGTTTGGTTATGGATGGTCTTAAACGACATGAACGTAAAAAAGCTGAAGAAGCAGCAACACAACAACCGATTGATGAGGACGATAATACTGAAAGTGAAGAAGACACGCCTCAAGACGAAAACATCAATCAACCAAAGCCAGAAAGACGTTCTTTTCTGGATAAATTAACAGAACGAGTAAAAGATTTTTTAGATAACGCAGAGTAATTAAAAACCGAAATTCATGAGTAGCAACAACGAATTCGAGAACAACATTTCATTTGATTTACCCAAAAACCAATCCAATGTCATTAAAGTGATTGGTGTAGGTGGTGGTGGAAGCAACGCCATTAATCATATGTTTCAATTAGGAATTAGAGGTGTCGATTTTGTCATCTGTAATACCGATGCCCAAGCCCTACAAAATAGCGGCGTGCCTAATAAAATACAATTAGGTGTTAACTTAACCGAAGGATTAGGTGCTGGCGCAAACCCAGATATTGGCGAGCAAGCCGCCGTAGAGAGTATAGAAGACATTCAGCATATGCTAGATACCAATACAAAAATGGTATTTATTACAGCTGGTATGGGCGGTGGTACAGGTACTGGAGCAGCACCAGTGATTGCTAAAATGGCTAAAGATTTAGACGTTTTAACAGTAGGTATTGTAACCATGCCATTCCAATTCGAAGGAAAAACCAGAAATAAACAAGCCCAACAAGGTGTAGAAAAACTTCGTGAAGTGGTAGACTCTTTAGTGGTTATAAACAACAATAAACTTCGTGAGGTATATGGTAATTTAGGGTTTAAAGCAGGTTTTTCAAAAGCCGATGAAGTGTTATCTACTGCTGCTCGAGGAATTGCCGAAGTTATTACGCATCACTATACGCAAAATATTGACTTGCGCGATGCTAAAACCGTATTAAGTAATAGCGGTACAGCTATTATGGGGTCCGCTGCTGCGTCAGGTCAAAATAGAGCGCAAGAAGCCATTAGAAAAGCGTTAGATTCGCCGTTACTTAACGATAATAAAATTACTGGAGCCAAGAATGTATTGTTGCTTATCGTTTCTGGTGCACAAGAAATCACTATTGATGAAATAGGTGAAATTAACGACCATATTCAAGAAGAAGCCGGCCATGGCGCCAATATTATTATGGGAGTTGGTGAAGATGATGCTTTAGAAGAATCTGTAGCTGTAACCATTATCGCTACTGGGTTTGATGTCGATCAGCAAGACGAAATCTCTAATACCGAGGTTAAAAAAGTCATTCATGCTTTAGAAGATGATAAACCCTTAGAACAGGATTTAACCAAGCGCGAAAAAAATCCAGCTATAATTACACCCAATATCGAGCTGGAAAAAAAGGAAGAACCAATAGTTAAGCACACCTTAGATTTAGACGAACTTAACGATAACGAAACGCCTTTAAATGAAAAGCCAACTTCAGAATTTGTTGAAACTACAGATAATATAAAAAACATTCCTGTAAATTATGAACAAGTTACGGTAAATGAAACTGCAGATGAAGAGTTTAATATCACATCGGTAACACCTGAAGAACCTATAAATGAAGAGACTTCAGAAGAAGAACAGCAATTTACATTAACTTTCGATATGCCAATAAGTAACGAAAGTAAAGAAACGCCAAAAGCTACGGATGAAGATTTTGTGGTTCATGAATTAGACGAGAATATTAAAAAACTACCTGTAAAAGATCATGTGGAACTCATCCCTATTACTGAGACTAATGATGAAGGTGAGAAAAGATATGTTCTAGATGATTACATGGAGTATGAGTCAACATTAAATAACACTCAGAAAACAGAAAAAAAACCTTCTGAAACGGTACGTAAAGTTGAAGAAGAAAGCGAAGATATTGTATTTGAAAAGAAAGTCGTTACGCCAGAAACTAATGAAACCCTCGAGAACGATGTAGATCCTATAAATGCACCTATTTCAGATTTGCTAAAAGAACGTGCTGCAGAGCGAAGACGTAAAATGAAAGACTTCAACTATAAATTCAATAACTCTAAAATTGATGACATAGAAAAAGTCCCAGCTTACAAACGTCAAGGTGTAAATTTAGACGAAGCAAAACATTCTTCTGAAAGTACGTCAATATCAAAAACAAGTATTAGTTCAGACGATAATGACGATATTCAGTTAAGAAGCAATAACTCCTTTTTACATGATAATGTAGATTAATTAATAGCGATTAAGTTTAGTGTTTAAGCTTCTCGAAAACCCGAGTCTTATGTCATGTAAGTTCGGGTTTTCTTTGTTATCTTCGCAGCAGATTAAAATTTAGGTAATATGAGTTTACAACAAGATGTGATGACTGCCATGAAAGCAGCCATGAAAGCTAAAGACCAAACAGCCTTAGCAGCATTAAGATCGGTTAAATCGGCAATATTATTAGCACAAACCGAAACCGGTGCTAAAGAAGACTTAACAGAAGAGCAAGAATTAAAATTGTTGCAAAAACTAGTTAAGCAAAGAAAAGATAGTGCCGCAGTTTATGTAGAACAAAACAGAGAAGATTTAGCAAAGCCAGAATTGGAAGAAGCTGATATTATTTCGCAATTTTTACCAGAAGCATTATCTGAGGAAGAAATTGAAAAAGTGGTGGTAATGGTTATAAACGATACCAATGCCGAAGGTATGAAAGATATGGGTAAAGTTATGGGGATTGTTAGTAAGCAACTGGCAGGACAAGCTGATGGTAAAACCATATCGACTATAGTAAAACAAAAGTTAGCGCAATAATAAGCGTTTTGGCCACGTAGTTCAACTGGATAGAATATCAGATTTCGGCTCTGAGGGTTGAGGGTTCGAATCCTTCCGTGGTCACAAAGTATAACAAGTCCCAGTAGATGGTTTGTCACCTTGAACCATCATACTGAGCTTGTTGAAGTGTTGGTTGTGCTGTCATTCTGAGGAGCGTTAGCGACGTGAGAATATTAAATATAGAATTTTCTTGATAGTGTCGGAGTGACATGGACAGTGAACAATTAAAAAAATAGTATCACCCTGAACGTGTTTCAGGGTCTAGGTTGTGAGACTAATGCCTAGTTTAGATGCCGAATAAAGTTTAGTAGTTACTATAGAACACTTTATAGAAACGTCGCAGGAATTTATAAGCCAATTTCCAGAGCTTTATACCAAAACCAAACAAATGCTTAACTTTAATTTTTCGGGTTATTAAAATGATGTCAACATGACTTTTATCATACTTTAATAGGAGATAGTAAGCTACTTTTAATGAAGAATTAAAAAAGCCATTACTCATGAAAATACATGCGCCTATTTCAGATATTATGACTAAAAAAGTCATTACACTAAAAACGACAGACGACTTAGAAACAGCCGAGCTCCTTTTTAAAACCCATAATATTCGTCATATACCTGTGGTAAATGGTAACGATATTGTAGGTATGTTAAGTTATACCGATTTACTACGTATAAGCTTTGCCGATGCTGTAAACGAAGACGATAATACGGTCGAATCTTTAGTTTACAATATGTTTACTATAGACCAAGTTATGGCTAAAAAACTAATTAGTGTGCCGCCAACAGCTACTATTAAAGAAGTCGCTGAAATTCTAGCTATGCGTGAGTTTCATGCCCTTCCTGTATTGCAAGAACGCACCATTGTAGGTATTGTAACAACAACAGACCTTATTAAGTATATGCTAAAGCAGTTTTAATGTATGGTAAGTAGCGCAGAAAAGAATGTTCCAGACTTAGTATTTAAACAATAAGCGTAAGATGCGTTTTCTATCCTGCCAAATCAGTTTACGGTAAGTGTGATTAGAAACAAACATATTAAAACGATCCCATAAAGTAGGGAAGCGATTACAAAACTTTAACGTTCTGTTGTAATGTTCCAGAAGTTTAGGGTAATTTAGTTTAAATTGGTAGAAACGCGCATGCCAATTGTTAACATTAGGTTGAAAAGCATTCACATCGCTAAAATAACCACGCATTATTTTAAAATACCTCTCTATAGATTTATTTTGTGGCCATGGTGTTTCTAGTAAATAGGGGTGTTTGTTTAGTATAATTACCGTATCGTAGGCTGACCGAAAGCTTAACGTATTAGTTAGGCCGCCAAAGTCATTATACTGCCAATTTAAAATATTGTGCCATAACAGGTGCTCCCAACAAGGTAACGAAAAACCCTGTATTTGCTGCTTATGGTGTAAGATGTTGTCTGCAATCAAAGGAGTATAGCTATGGTGTTCAAAAAGTTTACTGTGTAATTCTACAGCACCTATACCTGTCAATTCATTTGGTAATAACCGTGGTAAATGTTTATGTTCAAAATAATCAACACCAAAGGTCATGGGTGGTTTTTGGTAGCCATTGTCCAATAATAGCGCATAGGCTTCAGTCAGTTGTTTTGGAGCTATTAAAATATCAATATCGCCCAACATACGCTCGGCAGTATCGTTAAAAATACCCGATACCAAAAGCGCACTGCCTTTTAAAAACACATGTGTAATATGATGCTGTTTAAAAAGGTCACTTAGCACATTAATTTGACTAAGTAAGGCTTGATTACGTTCGCGATTCATTAGGCTAATCTCAGCTAAATAATTATTCAAATCATTAGGCATAAGGTGTTGCAAGTTCTTGCTATGCAAACTGGCGTATAGCGCTGGTAGGGTTAAATGGCTACTCGCTAATGTCACCAAGTCATCCCATAGCTCTGTTTCTGGAGATAAGGTTGTGGTCAAGAGCGAATCAGATGCTTCTCGACTAAAAATATGAGACAGGACACGGTATGTATGGGCTAGGTTTCTCAAAACTGGCTGTTGGTCAATTCAAAAATAGCTAAAAACAGTTTAGTTTTATGCTAAGCTCATGACTATTTACCTTAATTGGTTTAAGGCAGTCACTGCTGTTTCAATATTGTGGTATGTCAACTGATAACACGTTAAAGCGGCACACCAATCCATAAATAATTTGGCATGTTCCGTCGAAGCCGATAACCAAGACTCTGGAATAAGGGTTTCTAAGGCTGTTTTTTTATCGATAGGGAGTAACCCCTCTTCAGCGTTTGGATTATACGCGACCAAAACAATGGTCTGGCAAAGGTGTTTGTCTAATTTTGAATGCGCATTATGCAAATACCTAATAGGACCTTTTTGGGTGTTAAAGAGGTGTTTAGGAGTTGTTTCAAGTTCTGGGTAATAGGGGTTAAGAACCATGTAAGCCCCTTGTTTAATAGAAATACCATTAGGGTTGTATAAAATATTATGAGA carries:
- a CDS encoding GatB/YqeY domain-containing protein, which gives rise to MSLQQDVMTAMKAAMKAKDQTALAALRSVKSAILLAQTETGAKEDLTEEQELKLLQKLVKQRKDSAAVYVEQNREDLAKPELEEADIISQFLPEALSEEEIEKVVVMVINDTNAEGMKDMGKVMGIVSKQLAGQADGKTISTIVKQKLAQ
- the ftsA gene encoding cell division protein FtsA; protein product: MENNIAIGLDIGTTKIVAMIGRKNEYGKVEILGIGRSKSLGVHRGVVNNITQTIQSIQAAVQEAEASSDHKIEEVTVGIAGQHIRSLQHSDYITRPDSETVIDEEDIVRLINQVHKLVMLPGEEIIHVLPQEYKVDGQAEIKEPIGMYGGRLEANFHVVVGQVSSIRNIGRCVKSSGLNLEGITLEPLASANAVLSQEEKEAGVALIDIGGGTTDLAVFKDGIIRHTAVIPFGGNVITEDIKEGCSIIEKQAELLKIKFGSAWPGENKDNEIVSIPGLRGREPKEITLKNLSKIIHARVVEIIEQVYVEIKNYGHEEQKKKLIAGIVLTGGGSQLKHLKQLVEYITGMDTRVGFPNEHLAGNSDDEVTSPLYATAVGLVMDGLKRHERKKAEEAATQQPIDEDDNTESEEDTPQDENINQPKPERRSFLDKLTERVKDFLDNAE
- a CDS encoding CBS domain-containing protein; protein product: MKIHAPISDIMTKKVITLKTTDDLETAELLFKTHNIRHIPVVNGNDIVGMLSYTDLLRISFADAVNEDDNTVESLVYNMFTIDQVMAKKLISVPPTATIKEVAEILAMREFHALPVLQERTIVGIVTTTDLIKYMLKQF
- a CDS encoding nucleotidyltransferase family protein codes for the protein MRNLAHTYRVLSHIFSREASDSLLTTTLSPETELWDDLVTLASSHLTLPALYASLHSKNLQHLMPNDLNNYLAEISLMNRERNQALLSQINVLSDLFKQHHITHVFLKGSALLVSGIFNDTAERMLGDIDILIAPKQLTEAYALLLDNGYQKPPMTFGVDYFEHKHLPRLLPNELTGIGAVELHSKLFEHHSYTPLIADNILHHKQQIQGFSLPCWEHLLWHNILNWQYNDFGGLTNTLSFRSAYDTVIILNKHPYLLETPWPQNKSIERYFKIMRGYFSDVNAFQPNVNNWHARFYQFKLNYPKLLEHYNRTLKFCNRFPTLWDRFNMFVSNHTYRKLIWQDRKRILRLLFKY
- the ftsZ gene encoding cell division protein FtsZ, giving the protein MSSNNEFENNISFDLPKNQSNVIKVIGVGGGGSNAINHMFQLGIRGVDFVICNTDAQALQNSGVPNKIQLGVNLTEGLGAGANPDIGEQAAVESIEDIQHMLDTNTKMVFITAGMGGGTGTGAAPVIAKMAKDLDVLTVGIVTMPFQFEGKTRNKQAQQGVEKLREVVDSLVVINNNKLREVYGNLGFKAGFSKADEVLSTAARGIAEVITHHYTQNIDLRDAKTVLSNSGTAIMGSAAASGQNRAQEAIRKALDSPLLNDNKITGAKNVLLLIVSGAQEITIDEIGEINDHIQEEAGHGANIIMGVGEDDALEESVAVTIIATGFDVDQQDEISNTEVKKVIHALEDDKPLEQDLTKREKNPAIITPNIELEKKEEPIVKHTLDLDELNDNETPLNEKPTSEFVETTDNIKNIPVNYEQVTVNETADEEFNITSVTPEEPINEETSEEEQQFTLTFDMPISNESKETPKATDEDFVVHELDENIKKLPVKDHVELIPITETNDEGEKRYVLDDYMEYESTLNNTQKTEKKPSETVRKVEEESEDIVFEKKVVTPETNETLENDVDPINAPISDLLKERAAERRRKMKDFNYKFNNSKIDDIEKVPAYKRQGVNLDEAKHSSESTSISKTSISSDDNDDIQLRSNNSFLHDNVD